The Pseudomonas sp. G2-4 genome window below encodes:
- the gntB gene encoding guanitoxin biosynthesis L-arginine gamma (S) hydroxylase, with translation MNDVNRFNPSAELRQRLRPLYKKDNWHWLLALCADLLVMASAVFLASRYNVLYPLALLFIGSRQRALASLLHEAAHMTLAQNKTLNKWVGEYLLAYPIFQDYEAYRRSHVQMHHHHLGDQQKDPDHRFYIESGLYQAQDRLDFLVRHLFRSVTLVNTYKYFLYLVKNRAGSILASPLQGVKLLAVHGAILLLFSYFVGPWGYVLFWLIPYFTVFQVIGWLSEISEHFGMFGVYEDEVKLTRNRFPTLIERLFIGMHGDNYHLTHHLFAGVPFWNLKQTHQILMEDESYAAANRGCGGIFTAKGDARSSIHQIFEAYRSGKISTVNVTA, from the coding sequence ATGAACGATGTCAACAGGTTTAACCCTTCTGCTGAACTAAGGCAGCGCTTGCGTCCTCTTTATAAAAAAGACAATTGGCACTGGCTGCTTGCTCTTTGCGCAGACTTGCTCGTCATGGCTTCGGCGGTATTTCTGGCCAGTCGCTATAACGTTCTGTATCCGCTGGCATTGCTGTTCATTGGTTCCCGGCAGCGGGCGTTGGCCTCGCTTCTGCACGAGGCGGCGCATATGACCCTGGCTCAAAACAAGACACTTAACAAATGGGTCGGTGAGTACCTGCTGGCCTATCCCATCTTCCAGGACTATGAAGCCTATCGTCGATCCCATGTGCAGATGCATCATCACCATTTGGGTGACCAGCAGAAGGACCCCGACCACCGTTTCTATATCGAGTCTGGCCTGTACCAGGCTCAGGACCGTCTGGATTTCCTGGTTCGCCATCTGTTCAGGAGCGTCACGCTGGTCAATACCTACAAGTATTTCCTCTACCTGGTAAAGAACCGTGCAGGGAGTATCTTGGCCAGTCCCTTACAGGGCGTGAAACTGCTGGCGGTGCATGGCGCAATCCTGCTGCTCTTCAGCTACTTCGTCGGCCCGTGGGGCTATGTTTTGTTCTGGTTGATCCCTTACTTCACGGTATTCCAGGTGATTGGCTGGCTCTCCGAGATTTCCGAGCACTTCGGCATGTTCGGTGTGTACGAGGATGAGGTAAAGCTGACGCGCAATCGTTTCCCGACGCTGATCGAACGATTGTTTATCGGCATGCATGGCGATAACTACCATCTGACGCACCACCTGTTTGCCGGCGTACCGTTCTGGAATCTGAAACAGACGCACCAGATATTGATGGAGGACGAGAGCTACGCGGCAGCCAATCGCGGCTGCGGCGGCATTTTCACCGCGAAAGGGGACGCCCGATCCAGTATCCATCAGATATTCGAGGCGTATCGAAGCGGTAAGATCAGCACCGTTAACGTGACGGCGTAG
- a CDS encoding CoA-acylating methylmalonate-semialdehyde dehydrogenase encodes MNVSLTPSDTALQTVKLLIDGEWVESQSSEWHDIVNPATQQVLAKVPFATASEVDAAIAAAQRAFQTWKLTPIGARMRIMLKLQALIREHSKRIAVVLSAEQGKTIADAEGDIFRGLEVVEHACSIGTLQMGEFAENVAGGVDTYTLRQPIGVCAGITPFNFPAMIPLWMFPMAIACGNTFVLKPSEQDPLSTMLLVELAIEAGVPAGVLNVVHGGKDVVDALCTHKDIKAVSFVGSTAVGTHVYDLAGRHGKRVQSMMGAKNHAVVLPDANREQTLNALVGAGFGAAGQRCMATSVVVLVGAAKQWLPEIKALAQKLKVNAGSEPGTDVGPVISKRAKARILELIESGVKEGAKLELDGRDIRVPGFEQGNFVGPTLFSGVTTDMRIYTEEIFGPVLVVLEVDTLAEAIALVNANPFGNGTGLFTQSGAAARKFQSEIDVGQVGINIPIPVPVPFFSFTGSRGSKLGDLGPYGKQVVQFYTQTKTVTARWFDDDSVNDGVNTTINLR; translated from the coding sequence ATGAACGTTTCCCTTACGCCCAGTGACACCGCCCTGCAAACCGTCAAACTGTTGATCGACGGCGAGTGGGTCGAATCCCAGTCCAGCGAATGGCACGACATCGTCAACCCGGCCACCCAGCAGGTGTTGGCGAAGGTTCCGTTCGCCACGGCATCGGAAGTCGATGCCGCCATCGCCGCCGCCCAGCGTGCTTTCCAGACCTGGAAACTGACGCCCATCGGCGCGCGGATGCGCATCATGCTCAAGCTCCAGGCGTTGATTCGCGAGCATTCCAAACGTATCGCCGTCGTCCTCAGCGCCGAACAGGGCAAAACCATCGCGGATGCCGAGGGTGATATTTTCCGTGGGCTGGAAGTGGTCGAGCACGCGTGTTCCATCGGCACCCTGCAAATGGGCGAGTTTGCCGAGAACGTTGCCGGTGGCGTGGATACCTACACGTTGCGTCAGCCGATTGGTGTGTGCGCGGGCATTACCCCGTTCAACTTCCCGGCGATGATTCCGCTGTGGATGTTCCCGATGGCCATCGCCTGCGGCAACACCTTCGTGCTCAAACCGTCGGAACAGGACCCACTGTCGACCATGCTGCTGGTGGAGCTGGCCATCGAGGCTGGCGTGCCTGCGGGCGTGCTCAATGTGGTGCATGGTGGCAAGGACGTGGTAGATGCGCTGTGCACTCACAAGGACATCAAGGCGGTTTCCTTCGTCGGCTCGACCGCCGTCGGCACCCACGTGTATGACCTGGCGGGTCGCCATGGCAAGCGCGTGCAGTCGATGATGGGCGCCAAGAACCATGCGGTGGTGTTGCCGGACGCCAATCGCGAACAAACCCTCAACGCCCTGGTCGGGGCCGGTTTCGGCGCGGCGGGCCAGCGTTGCATGGCCACCTCCGTGGTGGTGCTGGTGGGCGCTGCCAAGCAATGGCTACCGGAGATCAAGGCCCTGGCGCAGAAGCTCAAGGTCAACGCGGGCAGCGAGCCGGGCACAGACGTCGGCCCGGTGATTTCGAAGCGGGCCAAGGCGCGGATCCTTGAGTTGATCGAGAGTGGCGTGAAAGAAGGTGCCAAGCTGGAACTCGACGGCCGTGACATCCGTGTGCCGGGTTTTGAGCAGGGCAACTTCGTTGGTCCGACCCTGTTTTCCGGCGTGACCACCGACATGCGTATCTACACCGAAGAAATCTTCGGCCCGGTGCTGGTGGTGCTGGAAGTCGACACCCTGGCCGAGGCGATTGCCCTGGTCAACGCCAACCCGTTTGGCAATGGCACGGGCCTGTTCACCCAGAGCGGTGCGGCGGCGCGCAAATTCCAGAGCGAAATCGATGTCGGCCAAGTGGGGATCAACATCCCGATTCCAGTGCCGGTGCCGTTTTTCAGCTTCACTGGCTCCCGGGGTTCGAAACTCGGCGATCTCGGCCCGTACGGCAAACAAGTGGTGCAGTTCTACACTCAAACCAAGACCGTTACCGCGCGCTGGTTCGACGATGACAGCGTCAACGACGGTGTGAACACCACCATCAATCTGCGTTAA
- a CDS encoding LysR substrate-binding domain-containing protein yields the protein MHFDFTDLRLYLSILDTGNITAGAARSHLSLAAASARIRAMEASLGIGLLERGRRGVTPTPAGKALAQHARVLLQHAEHLQQDLAEYAQGVKGQVRLLCNTSAMTEYLPELLAGFLKDHSNLDIDLQELPSSRITHALRQGTADLGIVSDAVDTDGLQTWPFRDDPLVLILPSGHPLADGRALSFSETLSHDYVGLNASSALAIYLEEQALHTGLRMQIRIRADGFDGVIRMVAHGAGIAIVPKAAIARRPPEPAYQCVPLREAWAHRALLLCARNFEGLPAYAKALARHLAG from the coding sequence ATGCACTTCGACTTCACCGACCTGCGCCTCTACCTGAGCATCCTCGACACCGGCAACATCACTGCCGGTGCGGCGCGCAGTCATTTGTCCCTGGCAGCGGCCAGTGCGCGAATCCGCGCCATGGAGGCATCCCTGGGCATCGGCTTGCTTGAGCGCGGCCGGCGCGGCGTCACCCCCACGCCGGCCGGCAAGGCCCTGGCGCAACATGCCCGGGTGTTATTGCAACACGCCGAGCACCTGCAACAGGATCTGGCCGAGTACGCCCAGGGCGTCAAAGGCCAGGTACGGCTGTTGTGCAACACCAGCGCCATGACCGAATACCTGCCCGAACTGCTGGCCGGTTTCCTCAAGGACCACTCCAACCTGGATATCGACCTGCAGGAATTGCCCAGCTCACGAATCACCCATGCGTTGCGTCAGGGCACGGCGGACCTGGGGATCGTTTCCGACGCGGTCGATACCGATGGTCTTCAGACCTGGCCGTTTCGCGACGATCCGCTGGTCTTGATCCTACCGTCCGGACACCCTTTGGCTGACGGCCGAGCGCTGAGTTTCAGCGAAACCCTCAGCCACGATTATGTCGGCCTGAACGCTTCCAGTGCCTTGGCCATCTACCTCGAAGAACAGGCGCTGCACACCGGCCTGCGCATGCAAATCCGCATTCGCGCCGACGGTTTCGACGGGGTGATTCGCATGGTGGCCCACGGCGCAGGCATCGCCATCGTGCCGAAAGCGGCCATCGCCCGGCGCCCGCCCGAACCTGCGTATCAATGCGTCCCGCTGCGGGAGGCCTGGGCACACCGGGCGTTGCTGCTATGCGCCCGCAACTTCGAAGGTTTGCCGGCCTACGCCAAGGCCCTGGCTCGGCATCTGGCCGGGTGA
- a CDS encoding LysR family transcriptional regulator, which yields MQKNITSLGSLNWDDLKFFLEVARTRKASTAAKRLAVDYTTVSRRISSLEASLGTLLFEKSRTNGFILTAEGQRLLGYAESIESTLHMACEQVSGSGVALSGHVRMGCTEGFGSFFITPQLSHFVDAYPAISVDILPLPHFISLSKREADIVIALERPEHGPYVCCKLCDYRLQLYATQHYLDSHPPIQRPADLSKHSFISYVDDLAFSSELLYLANVLPGANAHLRSTSVIAQFVAAQQGRSLAILPCFLAAQDPRLLPVLPEEITVTRQFWMYCREDLRKLKRITLLWDYIRQVTEQNQPLLMGDSREMVFAD from the coding sequence ATGCAAAAAAACATCACCTCCCTGGGGTCGCTGAATTGGGACGACCTCAAGTTCTTCCTTGAAGTGGCCCGCACCCGCAAGGCCAGCACGGCGGCCAAGCGCCTGGCCGTCGACTACACCACGGTGTCGCGACGCATCAGCTCGCTGGAAGCTTCGTTGGGCACGCTGCTGTTCGAAAAATCCCGGACCAACGGTTTTATCCTGACCGCTGAAGGCCAGCGCTTGCTGGGTTACGCCGAGTCGATCGAAAGTACCCTGCACATGGCCTGCGAACAGGTTTCAGGCTCGGGGGTCGCACTGTCCGGCCACGTGCGCATGGGCTGTACCGAAGGTTTCGGCAGCTTCTTCATCACCCCGCAATTGAGCCACTTCGTCGATGCCTACCCAGCCATTTCGGTGGACATCCTGCCGCTGCCGCACTTCATCAGCCTGTCCAAGCGCGAAGCCGACATCGTCATCGCCCTCGAACGCCCCGAACATGGCCCGTACGTGTGCTGCAAATTGTGTGACTACCGGCTACAGCTCTACGCCACCCAGCACTACCTGGACAGTCACCCGCCCATCCAGCGACCGGCAGACCTGAGCAAGCATTCGTTCATCAGCTATGTGGACGACCTGGCGTTCAGCTCCGAGCTGCTCTACCTGGCTAACGTACTGCCCGGCGCCAACGCGCATCTGCGCAGCACCAGCGTGATCGCTCAATTCGTGGCGGCGCAGCAAGGGCGGTCACTGGCCATCCTGCCGTGCTTCCTCGCCGCCCAGGATCCCCGCCTGCTGCCGGTGTTGCCGGAGGAGATCACCGTCACCCGGCAGTTCTGGATGTACTGCCGGGAGGACTTGAGAAAGCTCAAGCGGATTACGTTGTTGTGGGATTACATCCGCCAGGTGACTGAACAGAACCAACCGCTGCTGATGGGGGATAGCCGGGAAATGGTGTTCGCCGATTAG
- a CDS encoding aminotransferase class V-fold PLP-dependent enzyme, with protein MIHFNTAGSGLMSSETLSLMQGYLQEEFESGAYETELNHASVLDVEVYDNIARLLGADARNVALFDGATKAWVTALEALSWSEGARVLVTPYEYAGNLIALATLQRLYGVVVEVMPLLADGNLDLQWLARHMSAEVKLVSIVHVPSCCGIVNDIEAVGHILRDYPSLYFVDACQSAGMLALDVRAVGCDVLTAAGRKFLCGPRGTGFAYLSDRFLATVQPRFTDLSRATVDASGAVTRGIEDARGFEYAERNNAAVVGLNQAIKERLSSAYGTESELYQTLLRRLAQTPGVNLIAPGTHRQGIIAFTHERYSATDIVSRLRARGVNCWPGYAAHTPYFMLKHGPERFVRVSINARNSPREVDEFISLLSEL; from the coding sequence ATGATTCACTTCAATACGGCGGGTTCGGGGCTTATGTCCAGCGAGACGCTGAGCCTGATGCAAGGTTATCTGCAGGAAGAGTTTGAGTCGGGAGCCTATGAAACCGAATTGAATCACGCCTCGGTCCTGGACGTTGAGGTCTATGACAACATTGCCCGGCTGCTGGGCGCCGATGCACGTAATGTGGCGCTTTTTGATGGCGCGACCAAGGCCTGGGTAACCGCGTTGGAGGCGTTGAGCTGGTCCGAAGGCGCCCGTGTCCTGGTCACGCCCTACGAGTACGCGGGCAACCTGATCGCACTGGCAACCTTGCAGCGACTGTACGGCGTGGTGGTTGAAGTGATGCCGCTGCTGGCCGATGGAAACCTCGATCTGCAATGGCTGGCCCGGCACATGAGCGCCGAGGTCAAGCTGGTCTCGATCGTCCATGTCCCTTCTTGCTGTGGCATCGTGAATGATATCGAGGCGGTGGGGCATATCTTGCGCGACTACCCCAGCCTGTATTTTGTCGATGCCTGCCAATCGGCCGGCATGCTGGCGCTGGACGTGCGCGCCGTTGGCTGCGATGTGTTGACGGCTGCGGGCAGAAAGTTCCTGTGCGGGCCGAGAGGAACGGGGTTTGCCTATCTATCCGATCGTTTCCTGGCCACCGTGCAGCCGCGTTTCACTGACTTGAGCCGGGCCACGGTTGATGCATCCGGGGCTGTCACGCGGGGGATTGAAGATGCCCGGGGTTTTGAATACGCCGAGCGTAACAATGCGGCCGTGGTGGGTTTGAACCAGGCGATCAAAGAGCGCTTGTCGAGCGCCTATGGGACGGAGTCCGAGCTCTATCAAACGCTGTTGCGCCGTCTGGCACAGACCCCCGGCGTCAACTTGATTGCGCCGGGTACTCACCGTCAGGGCATCATCGCGTTTACCCATGAGCGCTATTCGGCGACAGACATTGTCAGTCGTTTGCGCGCCCGGGGTGTCAATTGTTGGCCGGGATATGCTGCGCATACGCCGTACTTCATGTTGAAGCACGGGCCTGAGCGCTTTGTGCGCGTTTCAATTAATGCCAGGAATAGCCCCCGGGAGGTGGATGAGTTTATCTCGTTACTTTCCGAGTTATGA
- the mmsB gene encoding 3-hydroxyisobutyrate dehydrogenase: MNIAFIGLGNMGAPMARNLLKAGHSLNLFDLNQTVLAELAALGGTISASPRDAAQGAALVITMLPAAAHVRSVWLGEDGVLAGIAAGTPAVDCSTIDPQTARDVAAAAARQGVAMADAPVSGGTGGAAAGTLTFMVGATAELFATLQPVLAQMGRNIVYCGEVGTGQIAKICNNLLLGISMVGVSEAMALGDALGIDTQVLAGIINSSTGRCWSSDTYNPWPGVIETAPASRGYTGGFGADLMLKDLGLATEAARQVHQPVVLGAVAQQLYQAMSQRGEGGKDFSAIVNSYRKPQ; encoded by the coding sequence ATGAACATCGCATTTATCGGCCTTGGCAACATGGGCGCCCCCATGGCGCGCAACCTGCTCAAGGCCGGCCATTCGCTGAACCTGTTCGACCTGAATCAGACGGTGTTGGCCGAGTTGGCAGCTTTGGGCGGCACCATCAGCGCCTCGCCTCGTGACGCGGCCCAGGGTGCTGCGCTGGTGATCACTATGCTGCCAGCCGCCGCGCATGTGCGCAGCGTCTGGCTGGGTGAAGATGGTGTGCTGGCGGGCATTGCCGCCGGCACGCCAGCGGTGGATTGCAGCACCATCGACCCACAGACCGCTCGCGATGTCGCCGCCGCTGCCGCCAGGCAAGGCGTGGCGATGGCCGACGCCCCCGTCTCGGGCGGCACCGGCGGTGCGGCGGCCGGCACGTTGACCTTCATGGTCGGTGCCACGGCCGAGCTGTTCGCCACCTTGCAACCGGTACTGGCGCAAATGGGCCGTAACATCGTGTATTGCGGCGAAGTCGGCACCGGGCAGATCGCCAAGATCTGCAACAACCTGCTGCTGGGGATTTCCATGGTGGGCGTCAGCGAAGCCATGGCCCTGGGCGATGCGCTGGGGATCGACACCCAGGTGTTGGCGGGCATCATCAACAGTTCAACGGGCCGTTGCTGGAGCTCGGACACCTACAACCCATGGCCCGGCGTGATCGAAACGGCGCCAGCTTCTCGCGGCTATACCGGTGGTTTCGGTGCGGACCTGATGCTCAAGGATTTGGGCCTTGCCACCGAAGCCGCGCGGCAGGTCCATCAGCCGGTGGTGCTGGGGGCGGTGGCCCAGCAGTTGTACCAGGCGATGAGCCAGCGGGGTGAGGGAGGCAAGGATTTTTCGGCGATCGTTAACAGCTATCGCAAGCCTCAATAA
- a CDS encoding proline dehydrogenase family protein: MPSQETCVLTTAGLKKLALNQECRDAFSKDSLFFRLFEQAAHRYIISSDRAGLTDKLQLLRAKGYQLGVEYVGEENHDPRVVQSFVDEYLAAIQSFSKAGLTPQLGFDLSAVGMLISQETAYHNATTLLSAAAEHNISVMISMEHSSAVDKILEVYSKLAPDHANVGLTVQAHLHRTIDDLPAIIGYGRKIRLVKGVYNEAREIALPRGAELDERYLNLLAAILEARVPVSCATQDPNLIKRIFDQGYHSQIQELEMLHGVQPETLRKAKEAGLACRIAAVYGDSWYLHFLHRLAESPENVLEALADFYDPSRIVFGAGY; this comes from the coding sequence ATGCCCTCGCAGGAAACATGCGTACTTACGACTGCCGGCCTTAAAAAGTTGGCCCTGAATCAGGAATGTCGGGACGCCTTCAGCAAAGACTCGTTGTTCTTCAGGTTATTTGAGCAGGCCGCTCACCGCTATATCATTTCCTCGGATCGAGCAGGGCTTACTGACAAGCTGCAGTTGCTCCGCGCCAAAGGCTATCAACTCGGCGTGGAATATGTCGGCGAGGAGAACCATGACCCGCGCGTTGTACAGTCCTTCGTTGATGAATACCTCGCCGCTATCCAGTCTTTCTCAAAGGCTGGATTAACTCCGCAATTGGGCTTCGATTTAAGTGCAGTGGGAATGCTCATTTCCCAGGAAACTGCCTATCACAATGCCACTACCCTTTTGTCGGCTGCCGCAGAACATAATATTTCCGTAATGATCAGCATGGAGCACTCTTCGGCGGTCGATAAGATCCTGGAAGTGTATTCCAAGTTGGCACCTGATCACGCCAATGTCGGCCTCACCGTACAAGCACACTTGCATCGAACGATTGATGATTTACCTGCAATCATTGGTTATGGTCGTAAGATTAGATTGGTCAAGGGCGTCTATAACGAAGCCCGTGAAATAGCCCTCCCCCGGGGTGCCGAGCTGGATGAGCGTTACTTGAATTTACTCGCCGCCATCCTCGAGGCCAGGGTTCCGGTCAGTTGCGCCACGCAGGATCCCAACCTGATCAAGCGCATTTTCGACCAGGGTTACCATTCGCAGATCCAAGAACTGGAAATGCTCCACGGTGTGCAACCCGAGACATTGCGCAAAGCCAAAGAGGCGGGGCTGGCTTGTCGTATCGCGGCGGTTTATGGCGACAGCTGGTACCTGCATTTTCTGCATCGACTCGCGGAGTCGCCCGAGAACGTTCTTGAAGCCCTGGCGGACTTCTACGACCCCTCTCGCATTGTCTTTGGCGCAGGTTACTAA
- a CDS encoding GntG family PLP-dependent aldolase — MFIDLRSDTVTKPTEGMRKAIYQAEVGDDCFGEDPTVRALEEYCATYFQKEAALFTAGGTLSNQLAIKALTNPGDEIFLDASYHINFYESASTSAFSGVNFSLSNHDNGLFDVSDLEKLHASKCRWSQNYALPRVVVIENTLGCKGGAVFPLQQMNDVFMYAKDIGAYRYLDGARILHASIASGIDVTSYTDNADLLSMCLSKGLGAPIGSIMVGSQELILRAKKYRKWFGGDLHQAGMMAAAGLYAMQNHIERLVEDHEHAALLYRLLNDIDEAPARYKGTNMVTLDIASLGIAPVQFAAHLREKGVGGLPYNAREMRFMPHINITRDDIYKAVGIIKDTVRELSQAREAVK, encoded by the coding sequence ATGTTTATCGATCTCAGAAGCGATACGGTGACCAAGCCAACGGAAGGCATGCGCAAGGCGATTTACCAGGCAGAAGTGGGTGATGATTGCTTCGGTGAAGACCCGACCGTGCGTGCGCTGGAGGAGTACTGTGCCACCTACTTCCAGAAGGAAGCGGCGCTGTTCACCGCGGGCGGCACCTTGAGCAACCAGTTGGCAATCAAGGCCCTGACTAACCCGGGCGACGAGATATTCCTGGACGCCTCGTACCACATCAATTTCTATGAGTCCGCCTCGACGTCGGCCTTTTCAGGGGTCAACTTTTCACTTTCCAACCACGACAACGGCCTGTTCGACGTCAGCGACCTGGAAAAGCTCCATGCCTCCAAATGCCGCTGGAGCCAGAACTATGCGCTGCCACGGGTGGTGGTGATTGAAAACACACTCGGGTGTAAAGGCGGTGCAGTCTTTCCTTTGCAGCAAATGAACGATGTCTTTATGTATGCCAAGGATATCGGTGCCTATCGTTATCTCGACGGTGCCCGGATTCTCCATGCGTCGATTGCTTCCGGCATTGACGTGACGTCCTACACCGACAACGCTGACCTCTTGTCCATGTGCCTGTCAAAAGGCCTGGGAGCACCGATCGGTTCGATCATGGTGGGCTCGCAGGAACTGATACTGCGCGCCAAGAAATACCGCAAATGGTTCGGCGGCGACCTGCACCAGGCCGGCATGATGGCGGCGGCCGGGCTTTATGCGATGCAAAACCACATCGAGCGGCTGGTCGAAGACCATGAGCACGCGGCATTGCTGTACCGGTTGCTCAACGACATCGACGAGGCGCCGGCACGCTACAAGGGCACCAACATGGTCACTCTGGACATTGCCTCGCTGGGCATTGCCCCGGTGCAGTTCGCAGCTCATTTGCGCGAGAAAGGCGTGGGCGGCTTGCCATATAACGCCAGGGAAATGCGCTTCATGCCGCATATCAACATTACCCGCGACGATATCTATAAAGCCGTTGGTATTATCAAGGATACCGTCCGGGAACTCAGTCAGGCCCGGGAGGCGGTCAAGTGA
- a CDS encoding OmpA family protein → MRVYPQRFLQRFAAVLFIAVLALTGCQTAPQKGLTPAQIAVLKQQGFELTDEGWAFGLSGKVLFGSDVENLNPASTEIVERIGKALLLAGIERVRIDGHTDASGSQAYNEQLSIRRANSVSKVLIGVGMREENVQSRGLGSSRPVASNDTVDGRTENRRVAIVVIAD, encoded by the coding sequence GTGCGTGTATATCCCCAACGTTTCCTGCAGCGGTTCGCTGCAGTTCTGTTTATCGCCGTCCTGGCCCTGACCGGTTGCCAGACGGCACCGCAGAAAGGGCTTACCCCGGCGCAAATTGCCGTACTCAAGCAGCAAGGGTTCGAATTGACTGACGAAGGCTGGGCCTTCGGTCTGTCGGGCAAGGTGCTGTTTGGCAGCGATGTGGAAAACCTGAACCCGGCCAGCACCGAAATCGTCGAGCGCATCGGCAAGGCGCTGTTGCTGGCCGGCATCGAGCGGGTGCGGATCGATGGACATACCGACGCGTCGGGCTCTCAAGCCTATAACGAACAACTGTCGATACGTCGGGCCAACAGCGTGAGCAAGGTATTGATCGGTGTAGGCATGCGCGAAGAAAACGTTCAGTCGCGCGGCCTCGGCAGCAGCAGGCCGGTCGCCTCCAACGACACGGTCGACGGGCGTACCGAAAACCGTCGCGTCGCCATCGTGGTCATCGCCGACTAA
- a CDS encoding MFS transporter, translating into MNDVPGELAVQGGVKVYTRPVVLLLSATFILTVARALALPYLVVYFSQAFGLGVTDIGLVVGGALIVSSLLGVYGGFLVDRFSNYRILLGAATLFALAFAVAYQVASLVPFIIAIVVVNLAYAVIDIAVKSGIGFLVTADKRGRVFSMKYTLTNVGYAIGPFLGVLCAKISPGLPFAVSALIGVAFVVLYSVVGERLPRGESVGRPNNDFVRVLVHLVRNYKLVCFTIGGILSAVVFGQFTAYLSQYLIVTSTPENTYTIINYLVTTNACVVIGLQYMVGSRINQSNLFRMLMLGMLFFVIGLMGFCYAQTPVVWALAMIVFTVGEIIIIPVEYLFIDYIAPEDMRGVYYGAQNLSNLGAALGPVLCGVALSLYAPQAMFYLLSLCVVVASGFYFLGSRGER; encoded by the coding sequence ATGAACGACGTGCCAGGAGAGTTGGCGGTGCAGGGCGGGGTCAAGGTGTATACGAGGCCCGTGGTCCTGCTGCTGTCGGCGACGTTTATCCTGACCGTTGCCCGGGCGCTGGCGTTGCCTTATCTGGTGGTTTATTTCTCCCAGGCTTTTGGTCTGGGAGTCACTGATATCGGTCTGGTGGTGGGCGGCGCGTTGATCGTCAGTTCCCTCCTGGGTGTCTATGGCGGTTTCCTGGTGGACAGGTTTTCCAACTACCGGATCCTGCTCGGCGCCGCCACGCTGTTTGCCTTGGCCTTTGCCGTGGCGTATCAGGTCGCCAGTCTGGTGCCGTTCATCATCGCCATCGTGGTGGTCAATCTTGCCTATGCGGTGATCGATATCGCGGTGAAGTCGGGGATCGGTTTCCTGGTGACGGCGGACAAGCGGGGACGCGTGTTTTCCATGAAGTACACGCTGACCAATGTCGGTTATGCCATCGGGCCCTTCCTGGGAGTGCTGTGCGCGAAAATCAGTCCCGGCCTCCCGTTTGCGGTCTCGGCGCTGATTGGGGTGGCTTTTGTGGTGCTGTACAGCGTGGTGGGCGAGCGACTTCCCCGGGGCGAAAGCGTAGGGCGGCCTAATAACGATTTCGTCCGTGTGCTGGTCCACTTGGTGCGTAACTACAAGCTGGTCTGTTTCACCATCGGGGGCATTCTCAGTGCCGTCGTGTTTGGTCAGTTTACGGCCTACCTGTCGCAATACCTGATCGTGACCAGTACCCCGGAGAACACTTACACCATCATCAACTATCTGGTCACCACCAACGCTTGCGTGGTCATTGGTTTGCAATACATGGTCGGCTCCAGGATCAATCAGAGCAATCTGTTCCGGATGTTAATGCTGGGCATGCTGTTCTTCGTGATCGGTCTGATGGGCTTTTGTTACGCACAGACCCCGGTTGTCTGGGCCTTGGCGATGATCGTTTTCACCGTGGGCGAAATCATTATTATCCCGGTGGAATACCTGTTCATCGACTACATCGCCCCGGAGGATATGCGCGGCGTGTACTACGGTGCGCAAAACCTGTCCAACCTGGGAGCGGCGCTGGGGCCGGTGTTATGCGGTGTCGCGCTATCACTCTATGCACCTCAAGCCATGTTCTACCTGTTGTCCCTGTGTGTTGTCGTGGCCAGCGGGTTTTATTTCCTGGGTTCAAGAGGCGAGAGGTGA
- a CDS encoding cupin domain-containing protein, translating to MTAPITVLRDTHPLPVLDACKWEKLEGDPHTVNLNAYTSEDGSKIMGTWICTPGKWYVEYVKWEYCHFQEGYCIITPEGMEPIHLRAGDIFVIEPGMKGTWEVVETVRKYFVFA from the coding sequence ATGACCGCACCCATCACCGTCCTGCGCGATACCCACCCGCTGCCCGTACTCGACGCCTGCAAATGGGAAAAACTCGAAGGCGACCCGCACACCGTCAACCTCAACGCCTACACCAGCGAAGACGGCAGTAAGATCATGGGCACCTGGATCTGCACACCCGGCAAATGGTATGTGGAGTATGTGAAGTGGGAATACTGCCATTTCCAGGAAGGCTACTGCATCATCACCCCGGAAGGCATGGAACCGATCCATCTGCGCGCCGGCGACATCTTCGTCATCGAGCCAGGCATGAAAGGTACCTGGGAAGTGGTCGAGACTGTGCGTAAGTACTTCGTCTTCGCCTGA